The following are from one region of the Vitis riparia cultivar Riparia Gloire de Montpellier isolate 1030 chromosome 9, EGFV_Vit.rip_1.0, whole genome shotgun sequence genome:
- the LOC117922525 gene encoding ABC transporter C family member 8-like isoform X5: protein MLYCSDFVYGCTGGFSWNSGEGLDMGFFCVQTTILDVLNLLFLSVFCVILVMGSVRKNVIFEHSRRDWVSGGVSICCAVVSIGYLSAGLWDLFVKNEGSGHLSWWVYFVRGLVWISLAVSLLIQRPKWIRILSSLWWLAFFLLGSSLNIGILVKTHNIQVFDMVPWLVNFLLLFCAFRIICHHDSPDTPDRSVSEPLLGKRPVKSSVELGKSSFISKLTFSWINPLLCLGYSKPLVLEDIPSLESEDGAELAYQKFAHAWEQLQKEKTPNNSSNLVLQALARVYLKETLSAGIFALFKTISVVVSPLLLYAFVKYSNHSGENWHEGVFLVGCLVLNKLVESLSQRHWFLNSRRSGMRMRSSLMVAVYQKQLKLSSLGRGRHSTGEIVNYIAIDAYRMGEFPWWFHTMWSFILQLFLSIGVLFGIVGLGALTGLVPLLICGLLNVPFAKIIQRCQFQFMMAQDQRLRSTSEILNSMKVIKLQSWEEKFKNLIESLRDIEFKWLAEAHYKKCYCTVLYWLSPSIIPSVIFLGCVVFRSAPLDASTIFTVLAALRCMSEPVRTIPEALSALIQIKISFDRLNAFLLDDEVKSEEIRKVVVPNSHYSVIVNGCGFSWDPKSTILTLRDVNMEVKWGQKVAVCGPVGAGKSSLLYAILGEIPKVSGTVDVFGSIAYVSQTSWIQSGTIRDNILYGRPMDKTKYEKAIKACALDKDINSFDHGDLTEIGQRGLNMSGGQKQRIQLARAVYNDANIYLLDDPFSAVDAHTAAVLFNDCIMSALAQKTVILVTHQVEFLSAVDKILVMEVGQITQTGSYEELFAAGTAFEQLVNAHKNATTVMNLSNKEIQEEPHMLDQSPTKESGEGEISMKGQQGVQLTEEEEREIGDVGWKPFLDYLLVSKGSFLLFLCIITKSGFIALQAASTYWLALAIEMPKISNGMLIGVYAGLSTLSTGFIYLRSFFGARLGLKASKAFFAGFTNSIFKAPMLFFDSTPVGRILTRASSDLSVLDFDIPFSIIFVVASGLELLSIIGVTASITWPVLIVAIFAIVAVYYVQGYYLASARELIRINGTTKAPVMSYAAETSLGVVTIRAFNMADRFFQNYLELIDTDAKLFFYSNAAIEWLVLRIEILQNLTLVTAALLVVLLPKGYVAPGLVGLSLSYALALTGTQVFFSRWYCNLSNYVVSVERIKQFMHIPSEPPAIVEEKRPPTSWPSKGRIDLQYLKIKYRPNAPLVLKGITCTFKEGTRVGIVGRTGSGKTTLISALFRLVEPESGKIFIDGLDICSIGLKDLRMKLSIIPQEPTLFKGSIRTNLDPLGLYSDDEIWEALEKCQLKATISSLPNLLDSSVF, encoded by the exons ATGCTTTATTGTTCTGATTTTGTCTATGGATGTACAGGTGGATTCTCCTGGAATTCTGGGGAAGGGCTTGATATGGGTTTCTTTTGTGTTCAGACAACTATATTAGATGTCTTGAATCTGCTATTTCTTTCTGTTTTCTGTGTGATTTTGGTTATGGGTTCTGTTagaaaaaatgtgatttttgagCACAGCAGGAGGGACTGGGTCTCTGGGGGTGTTTCAATCTGCTGTGCTGTTGTTAGCATTGGATATCTTAGTGCTGGTTTGTGGGATTTGTTTGTGAAAAATGAAGGGTCTGGGCATTTGAGTTGGTGGGTTTACTTTGTTAGAGGGCTGGTTTGGATCTCTCTTGCAGTTTCACTGCTTATTCAAAGACCCAAGTGGATCAGAATTCTTAGTTCTCTCTGGTGGTTGGCCTTCTTCCTATTGGGTTCATCTCTAAATATCGGAATTCTAGTGAAAACTCACAACATTCAAGTCTTTGACATGGTGCCATGGCTTGTGAActtcttgcttctcttttgtGCATTCAGGATCATTTGTCACCATGATTCTCCAGATACCCCAGATAGGAGTGTTTCCGAACCTCTACTAGGGAAAAGGCCTGTGAAAAGCTCAGTAGAATTAGGCAAGAGTAGCTTCATTAGTAAATTGACATTTTCTTGGATTAATCCTTTACTTTGCTTGGGTTACTCGAAACCTTTAGTTCTAGAAGACATTCCTTCTCTGGAATCAGAGGATGGAGCTGAATTAGCCTACCAAAAATTTGCTCATGCATGGGAACAGCTTCAAAAGGAGAAAACCCCGAATAATAGCAGTAACTTGGTTCTACAAGCATTAGCCCGGGTCTACTTGAAAGAAACCCTTTCTGCAGGGATTTTTGCTTTGTTTAAGACAATTTCTGTAGTGGTTTCTCCTCTGTTGCTCTATGCTTTTGTAAAATACTCAAATCATAGTGGGGAAAATTGGCATGAAGGCGTGTTCTTAGTGGGGTGTCTAGTCCTTAACAAGCTGGTTGAATCCTTGTCTCAAAGGCATTGGTTCCTTAATTCTAGGAGGTCTGGGATGAGGATGAGGTCATCTTTAATGGTGGCTGTATACCAAAAGCAGCTCAAGCTTTCAAGTTTGGGAAGGGGAAGGCATTCAACTGGGGAGATTGTGAATTATATTGCTATCGATGCTTATCGAATGGGTGAATTCCCTTGGTGGTTCCACACAATGTGGAGTTTCATCTTGCAACTTTTTCTGTCCATTGGAGTCCTTTTTGGGATTGTGGGTCTTGGTGCTCTTACAGGTTTAGTCCCTCTTCTCATTTGTGGACTTCTTAATGTGCCATTTGCTAAGATAATACAGAGGTGTCAATTCCAATTTATGATGGCCCAAGACCAGCGACTCAGGTCTACTTCAGAGATCCTTAACAGTATGAAAGTTATCAAGTTACAGTCATGGGAAGagaaattcaagaacttgattGAATCCCTGCGAGACATCGAATTCAAATGGTTAGCTGAAGCACATTATAAGAAGTGTTATTGCACTGTACTGTATTGGTTGTCCCCAAGCATCATCCCTTCGGTTATCTTCCTGGGGTGTGTGGTTTTCAGGAGTGCCCCACTAGATGCCAGCACGATATTCACCGTTCTTGCAGCATTGCGGTGCATGTCAGAACCTGTGAGAACCATACCTGAAGCTCTATCTGCTTTGATCCAAATCAAGATCTCTTTTGATAGGCTCAATGCATTCCTGCTAGATGATGAGGTCAAAAGTGAAGAAATCAGGAAAGTTGTAGTGCCAAATTCACATTACAGTGTTATAGTGAATGGTTGTGGTTTCAGTTGGGACCCGAAATCGACCATCCTAACACTCAGAGATGTAAATATGGAAGTAAAATGGGGGCAGAAGGTTGCGGTTTGTGGGCCAGTTGGAGCAGGGAAATCATCGCTCTTATATGCTATACTTGGAGAGATACCAAAAGTTTCAGGAACC GTTGATGTATTTGGTTCAATCGCCTATGTTTCTCAAACTTCTTGGATCCAAAGTGGGACAATTCGCGACAACATTCTTTATGGAAGGCCAATGGATAAAACCAAGTATGAGAAAGCCATAAAAGCATGTGCCTTAGATAAGGATATAAATAGTTTTGACCATGGCGATTTAACAGAAATTGGTCAGAGAGGGCTTAATATGAGTGGAGGACAGAAACAGAGGATTCAACTTGCTCGAGCTGTCTACAATGATGCCAATATCTACCTCCTGGATGACCCTTTTAGTGCAGTAGATGCACATACAGCTGCAGTTCTTTTCAAT GATTGCATCATGTCTGCTCTAGCGCAAAAGACTGTTATTCTTGTGACTCATCAAGTGGAATTTCTATCTGCAGTTGATAAAATTCTG GTAATGGAAGTTGGACAAATAACTCAGACAGGAAGCTATGAGGAGCTTTTTGCAGCAGGGACGGCATTTGAACAGCTTGTAAATGCTCATAAGAATGCAACAACAGTTATGAATCTTTCAAATAAAGAAATCCAAGAAGAACCTCACATGTTGGATCAGAGCCCTACCAAAGAAAGCGGTGAAGGGGAGATTTCCATGAAGGGTCAACAAGGAGTGCAGCTtactgaagaagaagagagagagattggTGATGTTGGGTGGAAGCCTTTCTTGGATTATCTCCTTGTCTCAAAGGGATCATTCCTTCTGTTTTTATGTATAATAACCAAGTCTGGTTTTATTGCCCTTCAGGCTGCTTCAACTTATTGGCTAGCACTAGCCATTGAAATGCCAAAAATCAGCAATGGCATGCTAATTGGAGTTTATGCTGGACTGTCAACACTAAGTACTGGCTTTATATATCTGAGGTCTTTCTTTGGAGCCCGTCTAGGATTAAAAGCTTCTAAGGCCTTCTTTGCAGGTTTTACCAACTCCATCTTCAAAGCTCCAATGCTCTTCTTTGACTCTACCCCAGTTGGGCGCATTCTGACTCGA GCTTCCTCAGATTTGAGCGTTTTGGATTTCGATATACCTTTCTCCATTATCTTTGTAGTAGCATCTGGTCTTGAGCTTCTATCAATAATTGGAGTTACAGCCTCAATCACTTGGCCAGTTCTCATTGTGGCCATTTTTGCTATTGTAGCTGTATATTATGTTCAG GGGTATTATTTAGCCTCTGCAAGAGAGCTAATAAGGATCAATGGAACAACAAAAGCCCCCGTTATGAGTTATGCAGCTGAGACATCACTTGGAGTGGTCACTATAAGGGCTTTTAACATGGCGGACAGGTTCTTCCAAAACTACCTAGAGCTCATAGACACGGACGCAAAGCTGTTCTTCTATTCTAATGCAGCCATTGAATGGCTagttttaagaatagaaatCCTCCAGAATCTGACTCTAGTCACTGCTGCTCTTCTTGTTGTTCTACTTCCGAAGGGATATGTAGCTCCAG GGCTTGTGGGGCTCTCTCTTTCTTATGCTCTGGCACTGACTGGTACACAAGTCTTCTTCTCTCGATGGTATTGTAACTTAtcaaattatgttgtttcagtTGAAAGGATCAAACAGTTCATGCACATACCATCAGAGCCCCCTGCAATTGTGGAGGAAAAAAGGCCACCAACTTCATGGCCTTCCAAGGGCAGGATAGACTTGCAATATCTGAAA ATAAAATACCGCCCTAATGCTCCTCTAGTTCTCAAAGGAATTACTTGCACGTTTAAGGAGGGGACTAGAGTAGGAATTGTTGGAAGGACTGGAAGTGGCAAAACTACGCTGATAAGTGCTTTGTTCCGACTAGTAGAGCCTGAAAGTGGGAAAATCTTCATAGATGGACTTGACATTTGTTCCATAGGCCTGAAGGATTTGAGGATGAAGCTTAGCATTATCCCTCAGGAGCCCACTCTTTTCAAGGGTAGCATTCGAACTAACTTGGACCCTCTAGGCCTTTACTCTGACGATGAAATATGGGAG GCTCTTGAGAAGTGTCAGCTTAAGGCAACAATCAGCAGCCTCCCAAACTTACTAGACTCATCTG TGTTTTGA
- the LOC117922525 gene encoding ABC transporter C family member 8-like isoform X1: protein MLYCSDFVYGCTGGFSWNSGEGLDMGFFCVQTTILDVLNLLFLSVFCVILVMGSVRKNVIFEHSRRDWVSGGVSICCAVVSIGYLSAGLWDLFVKNEGSGHLSWWVYFVRGLVWISLAVSLLIQRPKWIRILSSLWWLAFFLLGSSLNIGILVKTHNIQVFDMVPWLVNFLLLFCAFRIICHHDSPDTPDRSVSEPLLGKRPVKSSVELGKSSFISKLTFSWINPLLCLGYSKPLVLEDIPSLESEDGAELAYQKFAHAWEQLQKEKTPNNSSNLVLQALARVYLKETLSAGIFALFKTISVVVSPLLLYAFVKYSNHSGENWHEGVFLVGCLVLNKLVESLSQRHWFLNSRRSGMRMRSSLMVAVYQKQLKLSSLGRGRHSTGEIVNYIAIDAYRMGEFPWWFHTMWSFILQLFLSIGVLFGIVGLGALTGLVPLLICGLLNVPFAKIIQRCQFQFMMAQDQRLRSTSEILNSMKVIKLQSWEEKFKNLIESLRDIEFKWLAEAHYKKCYCTVLYWLSPSIIPSVIFLGCVVFRSAPLDASTIFTVLAALRCMSEPVRTIPEALSALIQIKISFDRLNAFLLDDEVKSEEIRKVVVPNSHYSVIVNGCGFSWDPKSTILTLRDVNMEVKWGQKVAVCGPVGAGKSSLLYAILGEIPKVSGTVDVFGSIAYVSQTSWIQSGTIRDNILYGRPMDKTKYEKAIKACALDKDINSFDHGDLTEIGQRGLNMSGGQKQRIQLARAVYNDANIYLLDDPFSAVDAHTAAVLFNDCIMSALAQKTVILVTHQVEFLSAVDKILVMEVGQITQTGSYEELFAAGTAFEQLVNAHKNATTVMNLSNKEIQEEPHMLDQSPTKESGEGEISMKGQQGVQLTEEEEREIGDVGWKPFLDYLLVSKGSFLLFLCIITKSGFIALQAASTYWLALAIEMPKISNGMLIGVYAGLSTLSTGFIYLRSFFGARLGLKASKAFFAGFTNSIFKAPMLFFDSTPVGRILTRASSDLSVLDFDIPFSIIFVVASGLELLSIIGVTASITWPVLIVAIFAIVAVYYVQGYYLASARELIRINGTTKAPVMSYAAETSLGVVTIRAFNMADRFFQNYLELIDTDAKLFFYSNAAIEWLVLRIEILQNLTLVTAALLVVLLPKGYVAPGLVGLSLSYALALTGTQVFFSRWYCNLSNYVVSVERIKQFMHIPSEPPAIVEEKRPPTSWPSKGRIDLQYLKIKYRPNAPLVLKGITCTFKEGTRVGIVGRTGSGKTTLISALFRLVEPESGKIFIDGLDICSIGLKDLRMKLSIIPQEPTLFKGSIRTNLDPLGLYSDDEIWEALEKCQLKATISSLPNLLDSSVSDEGENWSAGQRQLFCLGRVLLKRNRILVLDEATASIDSATDAILQRIIRQEFSNCTVITVAHRVPTVIDSDMVMVLSYGKLVEYDEPSNLMETNSSFSKLVAEYWSSCRRNSSQSFNCYKQRS, encoded by the exons ATGCTTTATTGTTCTGATTTTGTCTATGGATGTACAGGTGGATTCTCCTGGAATTCTGGGGAAGGGCTTGATATGGGTTTCTTTTGTGTTCAGACAACTATATTAGATGTCTTGAATCTGCTATTTCTTTCTGTTTTCTGTGTGATTTTGGTTATGGGTTCTGTTagaaaaaatgtgatttttgagCACAGCAGGAGGGACTGGGTCTCTGGGGGTGTTTCAATCTGCTGTGCTGTTGTTAGCATTGGATATCTTAGTGCTGGTTTGTGGGATTTGTTTGTGAAAAATGAAGGGTCTGGGCATTTGAGTTGGTGGGTTTACTTTGTTAGAGGGCTGGTTTGGATCTCTCTTGCAGTTTCACTGCTTATTCAAAGACCCAAGTGGATCAGAATTCTTAGTTCTCTCTGGTGGTTGGCCTTCTTCCTATTGGGTTCATCTCTAAATATCGGAATTCTAGTGAAAACTCACAACATTCAAGTCTTTGACATGGTGCCATGGCTTGTGAActtcttgcttctcttttgtGCATTCAGGATCATTTGTCACCATGATTCTCCAGATACCCCAGATAGGAGTGTTTCCGAACCTCTACTAGGGAAAAGGCCTGTGAAAAGCTCAGTAGAATTAGGCAAGAGTAGCTTCATTAGTAAATTGACATTTTCTTGGATTAATCCTTTACTTTGCTTGGGTTACTCGAAACCTTTAGTTCTAGAAGACATTCCTTCTCTGGAATCAGAGGATGGAGCTGAATTAGCCTACCAAAAATTTGCTCATGCATGGGAACAGCTTCAAAAGGAGAAAACCCCGAATAATAGCAGTAACTTGGTTCTACAAGCATTAGCCCGGGTCTACTTGAAAGAAACCCTTTCTGCAGGGATTTTTGCTTTGTTTAAGACAATTTCTGTAGTGGTTTCTCCTCTGTTGCTCTATGCTTTTGTAAAATACTCAAATCATAGTGGGGAAAATTGGCATGAAGGCGTGTTCTTAGTGGGGTGTCTAGTCCTTAACAAGCTGGTTGAATCCTTGTCTCAAAGGCATTGGTTCCTTAATTCTAGGAGGTCTGGGATGAGGATGAGGTCATCTTTAATGGTGGCTGTATACCAAAAGCAGCTCAAGCTTTCAAGTTTGGGAAGGGGAAGGCATTCAACTGGGGAGATTGTGAATTATATTGCTATCGATGCTTATCGAATGGGTGAATTCCCTTGGTGGTTCCACACAATGTGGAGTTTCATCTTGCAACTTTTTCTGTCCATTGGAGTCCTTTTTGGGATTGTGGGTCTTGGTGCTCTTACAGGTTTAGTCCCTCTTCTCATTTGTGGACTTCTTAATGTGCCATTTGCTAAGATAATACAGAGGTGTCAATTCCAATTTATGATGGCCCAAGACCAGCGACTCAGGTCTACTTCAGAGATCCTTAACAGTATGAAAGTTATCAAGTTACAGTCATGGGAAGagaaattcaagaacttgattGAATCCCTGCGAGACATCGAATTCAAATGGTTAGCTGAAGCACATTATAAGAAGTGTTATTGCACTGTACTGTATTGGTTGTCCCCAAGCATCATCCCTTCGGTTATCTTCCTGGGGTGTGTGGTTTTCAGGAGTGCCCCACTAGATGCCAGCACGATATTCACCGTTCTTGCAGCATTGCGGTGCATGTCAGAACCTGTGAGAACCATACCTGAAGCTCTATCTGCTTTGATCCAAATCAAGATCTCTTTTGATAGGCTCAATGCATTCCTGCTAGATGATGAGGTCAAAAGTGAAGAAATCAGGAAAGTTGTAGTGCCAAATTCACATTACAGTGTTATAGTGAATGGTTGTGGTTTCAGTTGGGACCCGAAATCGACCATCCTAACACTCAGAGATGTAAATATGGAAGTAAAATGGGGGCAGAAGGTTGCGGTTTGTGGGCCAGTTGGAGCAGGGAAATCATCGCTCTTATATGCTATACTTGGAGAGATACCAAAAGTTTCAGGAACC GTTGATGTATTTGGTTCAATCGCCTATGTTTCTCAAACTTCTTGGATCCAAAGTGGGACAATTCGCGACAACATTCTTTATGGAAGGCCAATGGATAAAACCAAGTATGAGAAAGCCATAAAAGCATGTGCCTTAGATAAGGATATAAATAGTTTTGACCATGGCGATTTAACAGAAATTGGTCAGAGAGGGCTTAATATGAGTGGAGGACAGAAACAGAGGATTCAACTTGCTCGAGCTGTCTACAATGATGCCAATATCTACCTCCTGGATGACCCTTTTAGTGCAGTAGATGCACATACAGCTGCAGTTCTTTTCAAT GATTGCATCATGTCTGCTCTAGCGCAAAAGACTGTTATTCTTGTGACTCATCAAGTGGAATTTCTATCTGCAGTTGATAAAATTCTG GTAATGGAAGTTGGACAAATAACTCAGACAGGAAGCTATGAGGAGCTTTTTGCAGCAGGGACGGCATTTGAACAGCTTGTAAATGCTCATAAGAATGCAACAACAGTTATGAATCTTTCAAATAAAGAAATCCAAGAAGAACCTCACATGTTGGATCAGAGCCCTACCAAAGAAAGCGGTGAAGGGGAGATTTCCATGAAGGGTCAACAAGGAGTGCAGCTtactgaagaagaagagagagagattggTGATGTTGGGTGGAAGCCTTTCTTGGATTATCTCCTTGTCTCAAAGGGATCATTCCTTCTGTTTTTATGTATAATAACCAAGTCTGGTTTTATTGCCCTTCAGGCTGCTTCAACTTATTGGCTAGCACTAGCCATTGAAATGCCAAAAATCAGCAATGGCATGCTAATTGGAGTTTATGCTGGACTGTCAACACTAAGTACTGGCTTTATATATCTGAGGTCTTTCTTTGGAGCCCGTCTAGGATTAAAAGCTTCTAAGGCCTTCTTTGCAGGTTTTACCAACTCCATCTTCAAAGCTCCAATGCTCTTCTTTGACTCTACCCCAGTTGGGCGCATTCTGACTCGA GCTTCCTCAGATTTGAGCGTTTTGGATTTCGATATACCTTTCTCCATTATCTTTGTAGTAGCATCTGGTCTTGAGCTTCTATCAATAATTGGAGTTACAGCCTCAATCACTTGGCCAGTTCTCATTGTGGCCATTTTTGCTATTGTAGCTGTATATTATGTTCAG GGGTATTATTTAGCCTCTGCAAGAGAGCTAATAAGGATCAATGGAACAACAAAAGCCCCCGTTATGAGTTATGCAGCTGAGACATCACTTGGAGTGGTCACTATAAGGGCTTTTAACATGGCGGACAGGTTCTTCCAAAACTACCTAGAGCTCATAGACACGGACGCAAAGCTGTTCTTCTATTCTAATGCAGCCATTGAATGGCTagttttaagaatagaaatCCTCCAGAATCTGACTCTAGTCACTGCTGCTCTTCTTGTTGTTCTACTTCCGAAGGGATATGTAGCTCCAG GGCTTGTGGGGCTCTCTCTTTCTTATGCTCTGGCACTGACTGGTACACAAGTCTTCTTCTCTCGATGGTATTGTAACTTAtcaaattatgttgtttcagtTGAAAGGATCAAACAGTTCATGCACATACCATCAGAGCCCCCTGCAATTGTGGAGGAAAAAAGGCCACCAACTTCATGGCCTTCCAAGGGCAGGATAGACTTGCAATATCTGAAA ATAAAATACCGCCCTAATGCTCCTCTAGTTCTCAAAGGAATTACTTGCACGTTTAAGGAGGGGACTAGAGTAGGAATTGTTGGAAGGACTGGAAGTGGCAAAACTACGCTGATAAGTGCTTTGTTCCGACTAGTAGAGCCTGAAAGTGGGAAAATCTTCATAGATGGACTTGACATTTGTTCCATAGGCCTGAAGGATTTGAGGATGAAGCTTAGCATTATCCCTCAGGAGCCCACTCTTTTCAAGGGTAGCATTCGAACTAACTTGGACCCTCTAGGCCTTTACTCTGACGATGAAATATGGGAG GCTCTTGAGAAGTGTCAGCTTAAGGCAACAATCAGCAGCCTCCCAAACTTACTAGACTCATCTG TGAGTGATGAAGGTGAGAATTGGAGTGCCGGGCAACGCCAGCTCTTCTGTCTTGGAAGAGTCCTCCTTAAGAGAAATAGAATTCTAGTTCTAGACGAAGCCACCGCATCCATAGATTCTGCCACTGATGCAATTCTACAAAGAATTATCAGGCAGGAATTCTCAAATTGTACAGTGATAACAGTAGCTCACAGAGTTCCCACAGTCATAGATAGCGACATGGTCATGGTCCTCTCTTATG GGAAGCTTGTGGAGTATGATGAGCCCTCAAATCTGATGGAAACCAACTCCTCTTTTTCAAAACTTGTAGCTGAATACTGGTCCAGTTGCAGGAGGAATTCCTCCCAGAGCTTCAATTGCTACAAACAGAGGTCTTAA